The proteins below come from a single Chryseobacterium capnotolerans genomic window:
- a CDS encoding YoaK family protein — protein MLRNYSNSRTLGDNIRLGTLTAFTAGTINIASLLIFLSFTSNVTGHYAILAAEISKGNWSQVAIMASWIFLFFFGSFLSNFIVINFNKKSKYFAHAMPLVLEILCLFGVGVYGQLYYQKTLAETEVLVAIMLFATGLQNGLTASISNFSVKTTHLTGTTTDLGILVSMFTQKKYRKNGELIGRAKLLMSIMVAYVLGAVFSGLSYYYLEFRVFYVISVCLMIVIGYDAYKIHVRHFNTKYRYNRIYKKPNLLAYLYEKIHGIPKSKKNRKLVFED, from the coding sequence ATGTTAAGAAATTATAGTAACAGCAGAACATTGGGAGACAATATCAGGTTGGGGACGCTGACTGCTTTCACAGCAGGAACTATAAATATTGCATCCCTACTTATATTTCTCTCTTTTACATCAAACGTAACAGGTCACTATGCCATTTTAGCGGCAGAAATCAGTAAAGGAAACTGGTCTCAGGTAGCAATTATGGCCAGCTGGATCTTCTTGTTCTTCTTTGGAAGCTTCCTGTCTAACTTCATTGTGATTAACTTCAACAAGAAGAGTAAGTATTTTGCTCACGCAATGCCTCTTGTATTGGAAATATTATGTTTGTTTGGAGTAGGAGTATATGGACAATTATATTATCAAAAAACCTTGGCAGAAACGGAAGTTTTAGTAGCAATAATGCTTTTCGCTACAGGATTACAGAATGGTTTAACAGCAAGTATTTCCAACTTCTCCGTTAAAACCACCCACCTTACGGGAACAACCACCGATTTAGGAATTCTGGTTTCTATGTTTACTCAAAAGAAATACAGAAAAAATGGTGAATTAATAGGAAGAGCAAAATTGCTCATGAGTATTATGGTGGCTTATGTATTAGGAGCTGTATTTTCAGGATTAAGCTATTATTATCTGGAATTTAGAGTATTCTATGTCATTAGTGTATGTCTTATGATCGTAATCGGATATGATGCGTATAAAATTCATGTAAGACACTTCAATACAAAATACAGATACAACAGAATTTATAAAAAACCGAATCTTTTGGCTTATCTGTATGAAAAGATCCATGGGATCCCTAAAAGTAAAAAGAATAGAAAACTGGTCTTTGAAGACTAG
- the mutL gene encoding DNA mismatch repair endonuclease MutL codes for MSDIIQLLPDHVANQIAAGEVVQRPASIVKELLENAIDADATKIELIIRDAGKNLIQVVDDGKGMSETDARLAFERHATSKIRGTEDIFKIATKGFRGEALASIAAVSQVELRTKQKEASIGTNIYIEGGVFQFQDPVQTAEGSNFLVKNLFYNVPARRKFLKNNNIEFRHVIDEFQRVALAHEGLEFSLFHDDEAVFRLRKGSQMQRIVDVFGRKLQPLLIPIKEDIIWCKLHGFVAKPEGSKKARGEQFLFVNGRYFRSPYFNKAVQEAFEGLLQPGYVPSFFLYLELDPEKIDVNIHPQKTEVKFEDEHLIFALLRSTIKRSLGIYNVSPSLDFDRDPELDEMMNKPIPSKGNGGGGGVIKMPEIIVDRDYNPFLEEKNVVHPEEIQNLTEMYHQNITAEPSKINLFEDEDFDEDLMRLPNGYWLFNKGDVTLMLDLGRMHRLLVSENNKSTRKANTNTNSHALLFSLEYHMNEIEKSKYEAIKKYLPELGFDMKIAHESVLRIDSLPEGLKETQAMKFLENLFEILDYKTEDEFMHYYHNQWSKMQSKSRFDFIYKKDAEQVIKDFTALGFPEFLPDGKRCFYEVPFNDFKNKF; via the coding sequence ATGTCAGATATTATTCAGCTTTTACCGGATCATGTAGCCAACCAAATTGCGGCAGGAGAGGTGGTGCAGAGACCTGCATCCATCGTGAAGGAACTTTTGGAAAATGCTATAGATGCAGATGCAACAAAGATTGAACTGATTATCAGGGATGCCGGCAAAAATCTTATCCAGGTCGTAGATGACGGGAAAGGAATGTCCGAAACAGATGCCAGACTTGCATTTGAAAGACATGCTACCTCTAAAATCAGAGGAACGGAAGATATCTTTAAGATCGCAACAAAAGGTTTCCGCGGTGAAGCATTAGCTTCTATTGCTGCTGTTTCTCAGGTTGAGCTGAGAACAAAGCAAAAGGAGGCTTCCATTGGAACCAACATATATATTGAAGGAGGGGTTTTCCAGTTTCAGGATCCTGTTCAGACCGCTGAAGGATCAAATTTTCTGGTAAAGAACCTATTTTATAATGTTCCGGCCAGAAGAAAATTCCTGAAAAATAATAATATTGAATTCAGACATGTCATTGATGAATTTCAGCGTGTTGCATTAGCGCATGAAGGATTGGAATTTTCCTTGTTTCATGATGATGAAGCTGTTTTCAGATTGAGAAAAGGAAGCCAGATGCAGCGTATTGTAGATGTCTTCGGAAGAAAATTACAGCCGCTTCTGATTCCTATCAAAGAAGATATTATCTGGTGTAAGCTTCACGGATTTGTTGCCAAACCTGAGGGGTCCAAAAAAGCAAGAGGTGAGCAGTTCCTTTTTGTGAATGGAAGATATTTCAGAAGCCCCTATTTTAATAAAGCGGTGCAGGAGGCGTTTGAAGGTCTTCTTCAACCGGGATATGTTCCATCGTTTTTCCTTTATCTGGAGCTTGATCCGGAGAAAATTGATGTTAATATTCATCCGCAGAAAACAGAGGTGAAATTTGAAGATGAGCATCTTATTTTCGCTTTGCTGCGTTCTACGATTAAGAGATCACTGGGAATTTATAATGTTTCTCCAAGCCTTGATTTCGATAGAGATCCGGAATTGGATGAAATGATGAACAAACCCATTCCAAGCAAAGGAAACGGTGGCGGAGGTGGTGTTATCAAAATGCCTGAGATTATTGTAGACAGAGATTATAATCCGTTTTTGGAAGAAAAAAATGTAGTGCATCCTGAAGAAATTCAGAACCTTACGGAAATGTATCATCAGAATATTACTGCAGAGCCTTCAAAAATCAATTTGTTTGAGGATGAAGACTTTGATGAAGATTTAATGAGACTTCCGAATGGATACTGGCTGTTCAACAAGGGAGATGTTACTTTGATGCTTGATTTAGGAAGAATGCACAGACTGTTAGTTTCAGAAAATAATAAATCTACCAGGAAAGCCAATACGAATACAAATAGCCATGCTTTGCTTTTCTCCTTGGAGTATCATATGAACGAGATTGAGAAAAGTAAATACGAAGCTATTAAAAAATATCTTCCTGAGCTTGGGTTCGATATGAAAATTGCCCATGAAAGTGTGTTAAGAATAGATTCACTGCCGGAAGGACTGAAAGAAACACAGGCTATGAAATTCCTGGAAAATCTTTTCGAGATCCTGGATTATAAAACAGAAGACGAATTCATGCACTACTACCACAACCAATGGAGTAAAATGCAGTCAAAATCAAGATTTGACTTTATTTATAAAAAAGATGCGGAACAGGTTATTAAAGACTTTACGGCATTAGGCTTCCCTGAGTTTTTACCGGATGGGAAAAGATGCTTCTATGAAGTTCCGTTTAATGATTTTAAAAACAAATTTTAA
- a CDS encoding rhomboid family intramembrane serine protease, whose amino-acid sequence MFNNIPPITRNIIIINIVVYLIANFLYYPSLYNTLSGFYPFSPNFKSWQIITHMFMHAPFREPGGFMHILFNMFTLFSFGPVLEQVLGEKKYILLYFASGLGSFFLFNLWNFVEAQQIISALQSLGLNTDAYISGAGVQLSGNADTVLKQRDLLGSLDAILKTPMMGASGAIFGVVAAFATLYPDAKIGIMFIPVPIKVKYLLPIIVVISVYLGVSGNGGNIAHLAHVGGALVGWILARIWKKHLYRFN is encoded by the coding sequence ATGTTTAACAATATACCACCCATTACAAGGAATATTATCATTATTAATATTGTAGTTTACTTGATCGCTAATTTTTTATATTACCCAAGTTTATACAATACGCTTTCAGGATTTTATCCTTTTTCTCCTAATTTTAAATCGTGGCAGATTATTACACATATGTTTATGCATGCTCCATTTAGGGAACCTGGCGGGTTTATGCATATTTTATTCAATATGTTTACATTATTTAGTTTTGGGCCGGTTTTAGAACAGGTTCTGGGTGAAAAAAAATATATATTATTATACTTTGCCAGTGGATTAGGATCGTTTTTCCTATTTAACTTATGGAATTTTGTAGAAGCACAGCAAATCATTTCGGCTTTACAAAGTTTGGGATTAAATACAGATGCTTATATATCTGGGGCAGGGGTACAGTTGTCAGGAAATGCTGATACTGTTCTAAAACAAAGAGATCTACTAGGGAGTTTAGATGCTATTTTAAAAACTCCAATGATGGGAGCTTCTGGTGCTATTTTTGGTGTAGTTGCTGCCTTTGCAACACTGTATCCTGATGCAAAAATTGGAATTATGTTTATTCCAGTTCCGATTAAAGTAAAATATTTATTACCAATTATTGTTGTAATTTCTGTATATCTGGGAGTTTCCGGAAACGGAGGGAATATAGCTCATCTGGCTCACGTTGGTGGAGCTTTAGTTGGCTGGATATTGGCAAGGATCTGGAAAAAACATTTATATAGATTCAATTAA
- a CDS encoding endonuclease/exonuclease/phosphatase family protein, whose translation MKIFRLILLILHAGVLFLLLGSLLNAYVPPKIFPWFNLLSLGFPILITLYIILTVFWVFSWKKRAFVFMFIGLAFINPVKRWINFSSENKESSNPIKIVSFNIRAGTMGKEEVLNYLKAQDADVILLQEDGGMAYPTLKDYNRTTSNGFLTILTKHNLSNEKLIFSENEDVSLPSGLQADIEIKGRMYRFVDIYLYPFQFEKKMVKLDGDAEANEQKVKGVVRKLIPTFKIHQDQVKKIRQGVENSPYPVIIAGDFNSVPNSYEYYHLSEGLEDAFMTAGKGSATSFHDYKFPIRIDYVFYAKSLKATSYVVDRSVSISDHYPVVSVLSLNDK comes from the coding sequence GTGAAGATTTTCCGACTTATACTGTTGATCCTGCATGCAGGGGTTCTGTTCCTATTGCTGGGTTCTTTATTGAATGCCTATGTTCCACCTAAGATATTTCCGTGGTTTAATCTGCTTTCTTTAGGGTTTCCCATTCTTATTACATTATATATTATTTTAACTGTATTTTGGGTATTCAGCTGGAAAAAAAGAGCCTTTGTATTCATGTTTATAGGATTGGCGTTTATTAATCCTGTAAAACGATGGATTAATTTTTCTTCTGAAAATAAAGAAAGTTCAAACCCAATTAAAATTGTTTCTTTTAATATTAGAGCAGGAACTATGGGAAAGGAAGAGGTTTTAAATTATCTCAAAGCTCAGGATGCAGATGTTATTCTTTTGCAGGAAGATGGCGGAATGGCATATCCCACACTGAAAGATTATAATAGAACTACATCGAACGGGTTCTTAACCATTCTTACGAAGCATAACCTATCCAATGAAAAACTAATTTTTTCTGAAAATGAGGATGTAAGCCTTCCAAGTGGTCTCCAAGCTGATATTGAAATAAAAGGAAGAATGTATAGATTTGTTGATATCTATCTTTATCCGTTTCAGTTTGAAAAGAAGATGGTTAAGCTTGATGGAGACGCGGAAGCCAATGAGCAAAAAGTAAAGGGTGTTGTAAGAAAACTAATTCCTACTTTTAAAATACATCAGGATCAAGTAAAGAAAATACGTCAAGGTGTAGAAAATTCTCCGTATCCTGTTATTATAGCCGGAGACTTTAATTCTGTTCCTAATTCCTACGAATATTATCATTTGTCAGAAGGTCTTGAGGATGCGTTTATGACGGCAGGAAAGGGAAGTGCTACCAGCTTTCATGATTATAAATTTCCCATCAGGATAGATTATGTTTTTTATGCAAAATCACTAAAGGCTACTTCCTATGTCGTTGACCGTTCTGTCAGTATTTCAGATCATTATCCGGTTGTTTCAGTGCTCTCTTTGAACGATAAATAA
- a CDS encoding endonuclease/exonuclease/phosphatase family protein, whose product MKSNQILLFIHIAVAVLLLCTLGNAWVPPNLLGNLNLLSLGFPYLISAYILLTLVWVFKKNKIAIAFALGTLLFYNPIRRWVNFSPKPDKIKTIRDIKVLTFNVKYGDYGWDKVKNYIKEQDPDIILVQEKDTNRALRQDLVKYPSVILKTKHKIVRQAEIIEDNSRGNSFYADVDINGKIIRIVNVYLEPFRLQKTMFTKLDAMGIGNVSTLLSHMIPTFQAHEDQIKKIRKAIDFSPYPVILAGDFNSVPNSYEYYSLGKDLQDAFLTAGKGSASSFHDYKIPLRIDYIFSSKSIIPLSYKVDQSVKLSDHYPVIAEFLLN is encoded by the coding sequence ATGAAGTCGAATCAGATATTACTATTTATACATATCGCTGTTGCCGTATTACTGCTATGCACATTGGGAAATGCATGGGTTCCACCTAACCTTTTGGGGAACCTTAATTTGCTTTCTCTAGGTTTTCCCTATCTGATATCTGCCTATATTCTTCTTACGCTGGTCTGGGTTTTCAAAAAAAATAAAATTGCTATTGCTTTTGCGCTGGGAACATTACTTTTTTATAATCCGATCAGAAGATGGGTTAATTTTTCTCCTAAACCAGATAAAATAAAAACAATACGAGATATTAAGGTGCTTACTTTTAATGTTAAATATGGTGATTATGGCTGGGATAAAGTAAAAAACTATATCAAAGAACAGGATCCGGACATCATTCTGGTACAGGAAAAAGACACCAACCGTGCTTTAAGACAGGATCTGGTAAAATATCCTTCCGTAATTCTGAAAACAAAACATAAAATTGTACGACAGGCAGAGATTATAGAAGATAATTCGAGAGGAAATTCTTTCTACGCAGATGTAGATATCAATGGAAAGATTATCAGAATTGTAAATGTTTATTTGGAACCTTTCCGACTTCAGAAAACCATGTTTACTAAGCTGGATGCTATGGGAATTGGAAATGTATCTACTCTTCTGTCTCATATGATTCCTACTTTTCAGGCGCATGAAGATCAAATTAAAAAGATCAGAAAAGCTATTGATTTTTCCCCATATCCGGTAATTTTAGCTGGAGATTTTAACTCTGTTCCCAATTCTTATGAATATTATAGTTTAGGAAAAGACCTTCAGGATGCGTTTTTAACAGCAGGTAAGGGAAGTGCTTCCAGCTTTCATGATTATAAAATTCCTTTAAGAATTGATTATATTTTTAGTTCAAAATCAATCATTCCGCTAAGTTATAAAGTAGATCAGTCTGTGAAATTATCGGATCACTATCCCGTAATTGCAGAATTTCTGCTAAATTAG
- a CDS encoding GH3 auxin-responsive promoter family protein, producing MATKALFNTVVNWFIRQRIDQIQNFMDHPIETQKGILFSQLFHAEDTEYGRQYGFNSISSYQDFKNKVPIVTYEEMEPYIEKARQGQKDVSWPGLIKHFAKSSGTTNAKSKFIPISAESLEYCHMKAGKDMVSIYANNHPENQLFNYKNLRLGGSSELYADFNTKFGDLSAILIDNLPFWVEITTTPSKKVSLMGEWESKLRAITSEVKNEDVGSILGVPSWMMVLLQRVLNETNVANISELWPNLEVFFHGGISFKPYREQYRNIIGKNINYYEIYNASEGFFGIQDRSNSDEMLLMLDYGIFYEFIPMDQFHFSNPKVVSLEDVEIGKNYAMVITTNGGLWRYLIGDTVVFTSVNPFRIKITGRTKHYINAFGEELMITNVESALSRACELTGAQITEFTGAPVFMKENEGGAHEWIFEFSQYPDNLDSFVDAFDQHLKKINSDYEAKRYNNMTLRRPIVHIAKNNLFYHWLESKGKLGGQNKVPRLSNDREYIDPLLELNK from the coding sequence ATGGCAACCAAAGCACTTTTTAATACCGTAGTCAACTGGTTTATCCGTCAAAGGATAGATCAGATACAGAATTTCATGGATCATCCCATTGAGACCCAGAAAGGTATATTGTTTTCCCAGCTGTTTCATGCGGAAGATACTGAATATGGTAGACAGTACGGGTTTAATTCAATCTCCAGCTATCAGGATTTTAAGAATAAAGTTCCCATTGTTACTTACGAAGAAATGGAGCCTTATATTGAAAAAGCCAGACAGGGCCAAAAAGATGTAAGCTGGCCAGGGCTGATTAAGCATTTTGCCAAATCCTCGGGAACAACGAATGCTAAAAGTAAGTTTATCCCTATCTCAGCAGAAAGCCTTGAATACTGCCATATGAAGGCCGGAAAGGACATGGTTTCCATCTACGCCAATAATCATCCGGAAAATCAGCTTTTTAATTATAAAAACCTACGTTTAGGTGGAAGCTCCGAGCTATATGCAGATTTCAACACAAAATTTGGCGATTTATCTGCTATTTTAATTGATAATCTGCCGTTTTGGGTAGAAATTACCACCACTCCAAGTAAGAAAGTTTCCTTAATGGGCGAATGGGAAAGTAAGCTTAGAGCTATTACATCTGAGGTAAAAAATGAAGATGTAGGAAGTATTCTTGGGGTACCGAGCTGGATGATGGTTTTGCTACAAAGAGTATTGAATGAAACCAATGTTGCCAACATTTCAGAGCTATGGCCTAATCTGGAGGTGTTTTTTCACGGCGGAATCAGTTTTAAACCCTACAGAGAACAATACCGTAATATCATCGGAAAAAACATCAATTACTACGAAATATACAATGCTTCGGAAGGCTTCTTCGGAATACAGGACAGATCCAATAGCGATGAAATGCTTCTGATGCTTGATTATGGAATATTCTACGAATTCATTCCTATGGATCAGTTCCATTTTTCCAATCCAAAAGTAGTCAGTCTGGAAGATGTAGAGATTGGAAAAAATTACGCTATGGTGATCACCACCAATGGCGGATTGTGGAGATATCTGATTGGTGATACCGTTGTTTTTACTTCTGTGAATCCTTTCAGGATTAAAATAACGGGAAGAACAAAGCATTATATCAATGCTTTTGGTGAAGAATTAATGATTACTAACGTAGAATCTGCATTATCCAGGGCCTGTGAGCTAACCGGCGCTCAAATTACAGAGTTTACCGGTGCCCCTGTCTTTATGAAAGAGAATGAAGGAGGTGCCCATGAATGGATCTTTGAATTCAGTCAGTATCCTGATAATCTGGATAGCTTCGTTGACGCTTTTGATCAGCATCTGAAGAAAATCAATTCTGATTATGAAGCTAAAAGATATAACAATATGACACTTAGAAGACCTATTGTTCATATTGCGAAAAACAACCTTTTCTATCATTGGCTTGAATCTAAAGGAAAACTTGGCGGCCAAAATAAGGTACCAAGACTGAGCAATGACCGAGAATATATAGATCCTTTGCTGGAGCTTAATAAATAA
- a CDS encoding BrxA/BrxB family bacilliredoxin — translation MYPTDLVMPMKAELTDKGFQDLTSPSQVEEALKQSGTTLLVINSVCGCAAGAARPGVVYSLTGDKKPDHLTTVFAGFDTEAVVEARKHLAPFPPSSPCVALFKDGELVHMLERHHIEGNPAGAIAANLQAAYDEYC, via the coding sequence ATGTATCCAACAGATTTAGTAATGCCTATGAAGGCTGAACTTACAGATAAAGGTTTCCAAGATTTAACATCTCCTTCTCAGGTAGAAGAGGCATTAAAGCAGTCCGGAACAACACTATTGGTTATTAACTCCGTATGCGGATGTGCTGCAGGAGCTGCAAGACCAGGAGTAGTTTACTCTTTAACAGGAGACAAAAAACCAGATCATTTAACAACTGTATTTGCAGGTTTTGATACTGAGGCTGTAGTAGAAGCAAGAAAACACCTTGCTCCATTCCCGCCAAGTTCTCCTTGCGTAGCGCTTTTCAAAGATGGAGAATTAGTTCACATGCTGGAAAGACACCACATTGAAGGAAACCCAGCAGGAGCAATTGCTGCAAACCTTCAGGCTGCTTACGATGAGTACTGCTAA
- a CDS encoding GatB/YqeY domain-containing protein, whose product MSLENTISEAIKTAMREKDRIALDSLRAVKSQILLLQTEARGAEVSAEQEIAILQRMIKQRKDSFEQFSAQGRQDLAEVEEAQMKVIEKFLPKQLSAEELETEIKNIISETGAESMKDLGKVMGVASKALAGKSDGKSISEMVKKLLS is encoded by the coding sequence ATGAGTCTAGAAAATACAATAAGCGAAGCTATAAAAACAGCGATGAGAGAAAAAGACAGAATTGCTTTGGACTCTCTTCGTGCTGTGAAATCTCAAATTCTTCTTTTACAGACAGAAGCCAGAGGTGCTGAAGTTTCTGCAGAACAGGAAATTGCCATTCTTCAGAGAATGATTAAACAACGTAAAGATTCTTTTGAGCAGTTTTCTGCCCAGGGAAGACAGGATCTTGCAGAAGTGGAAGAAGCTCAGATGAAAGTAATTGAGAAGTTTTTACCAAAACAGCTTTCTGCAGAAGAATTAGAAACAGAAATTAAAAATATAATTTCAGAAACCGGAGCTGAATCTATGAAAGATTTAGGAAAGGTAATGGGAGTTGCATCAAAAGCATTAGCCGGAAAATCAGACGGAAAAAGTATTTCCGAGATGGTTAAAAAGCTCCTTTCATAA